The nucleotide sequence ATTCGGCGGCGCCCTTGCCGGTGTTCTTGATCTCGATCTTGAAACGCTGGCCGGCCGGCACTTCGATGCGGGCGGGATTCAGCTTGCCGTCCGTCATCTCGAGCTTGAACGTCGGCAGATCGGCAGCGTACGCTGCGCCGGCAAGCCACAACGCAGCGGCTGCGGCAACGATTTTCTGGGGAATTTTCATTCTGGGTTCTCTACGCCGACGGCGCGCCGAAGCGCGCCGTTCGTGATGCCACCGATCAGTAACCGCCCTTCTTGCCGATACCGGCGAACGGGAAGTCGTACTCGAGGGTAATGGGCTTGAACCATGCGCCCACGCCCGTTTCCTTGTCGATGTGACGGCCGAACGCCATGTGGCCCGTCTGCATCGGCGGCTTGACGACCATCGTCAGGTGGTACTTGCCCGGGCCGTTCAGCTTCACGTTGTCGCCGTAGTGCGGACCGTCGCTCGCGACCATGCCCATCAGGTCGCCTTCAGCCTTCCACTTCGTGTCGCCCTGCTTCGTCAGCTTGTACGTGACCTGCAGGTACGGCATCCAGTCGCCTTCCGCGAAACCCGTCGGGTTGTTCTTGACCGCATGGATGTCGGCCTCGAGGTGGATGTCGGAATCCGACGCCTTGCGCATCATCCCTTCCGGGTCCATCGTGATCGGCTGCAGGTACACCGCGCCGATTTCCATGCCGCCCTGGATCTGCTGCTTGCCGATCGGATATTCGGCAGCCAAGGCCGACATCGCGGCAAGCGCCGCCGCTACCGCAACCGTCGTGCGGATGAACGAAGAACCCAACATGGACACTCCTTGTTATTTGATCTGGAACCATGCGGACCGACCGCCAGCCGGCCCACTGAAAACACTAACGCGACAAAGAACGTTAATGCGAACAATTCTCAATAATCACGGAGTTTAGCACCGAACCTGTTTCGGAACAAACGGAGAGCCGTGTAAACCCCTGATCCGACAAGGCTTACAGGTTCGTTACCGCAGGGTTTCGGTGACGCTTGGAAAGATTTACC is from Burkholderia sp. HI2500 and encodes:
- a CDS encoding cupredoxin domain-containing protein — its product is MKIPQKIVAAAAALWLAGAAYAADLPTFKLEMTDGKLNPARIEVPAGQRFKIEIKNTGKGAAEFESVQLRKEKVLAPGADSFVVVAPLSPGEYKFFDDFHQQAQGVIVAK
- a CDS encoding iron transporter, whose translation is MLGSSFIRTTVAVAAALAAMSALAAEYPIGKQQIQGGMEIGAVYLQPITMDPEGMMRKASDSDIHLEADIHAVKNNPTGFAEGDWMPYLQVTYKLTKQGDTKWKAEGDLMGMVASDGPHYGDNVKLNGPGKYHLTMVVKPPMQTGHMAFGRHIDKETGVGAWFKPITLEYDFPFAGIGKKGGY